The following are from one region of the Candidatus Atribacteria bacterium genome:
- the rlmN gene encoding 23S rRNA (adenine(2503)-C(2))-methyltransferase RlmN, whose protein sequence is MQKRDLKNFSLGELREEVKNLGVEKYRADQLFDFLYKKGKEDFTDMMTLPKSLTTLLQKYFYISKIGLKKVTKSKDQTKKYLFKLEDENLIESVLIFAGKRVTECISSQIGCKYNCLFCESGKKGFTRNLTVSEILNQVLWVKKEIGTDLNNIVFMGIGEPLDNYDNVVKAIGILNSKDAFNIGARRITVSTCGVIPAIKKLQERNWQIELSVSLHAPENKLRSYLMPVNNIYPLPDLIETCKSYVKKTKRQITFEYLLIKGVNDTLNDADKLARLIGGFNFKVNLISFNPTPDSLLQASAIFQVKSFKDELTAKGIPTTIRRSKGDDISAACGQLKSLHLK, encoded by the coding sequence ATGCAGAAAAGAGACTTGAAAAACTTTTCCTTAGGCGAACTTCGGGAAGAGGTTAAAAATTTAGGAGTAGAAAAATATAGAGCTGATCAATTATTTGATTTTCTTTATAAAAAAGGAAAGGAAGACTTCACGGATATGATGACTCTTCCCAAATCCTTAACAACTCTACTTCAAAAATATTTTTATATTAGTAAAATAGGATTGAAAAAGGTTACTAAATCAAAAGACCAAACCAAAAAATACTTATTTAAGTTAGAAGACGAAAATTTAATAGAAAGCGTCCTTATATTTGCAGGCAAAAGAGTAACTGAATGTATATCCTCTCAAATTGGTTGTAAATATAACTGTTTGTTTTGTGAAAGCGGGAAGAAAGGCTTTACCCGAAATCTAACAGTTAGTGAGATTTTAAATCAGGTATTATGGGTGAAAAAAGAGATTGGAACTGATCTCAATAATATTGTATTTATGGGCATTGGTGAGCCCTTAGATAATTATGATAATGTGGTAAAAGCCATTGGTATATTGAACTCGAAAGATGCTTTTAATATTGGAGCAAGGAGAATTACTGTTTCTACCTGTGGGGTGATACCAGCAATAAAAAAGTTACAAGAACGTAATTGGCAGATAGAGTTATCAGTGTCTCTACATGCCCCGGAAAATAAATTAAGATCATACCTAATGCCGGTAAACAATATATACCCTTTACCTGATCTGATAGAAACTTGTAAGAGTTATGTGAAAAAAACAAAAAGACAGATAACTTTTGAGTACCTCTTGATTAAAGGAGTAAACGATACACTAAATGATGCAGATAAATTAGCCAGACTGATTGGTGGATTTAACTTTAAAGTAAATTTAATTTCTTTTAATCCTACACCCGATTCATTGCTGCAGGCATCCGCTATTTTTCAAGTCAAATCCTTTAAGGATGAACTGACTGCTAAAGGAATTCCAACCACCATAAGAAGATCAAAAGGCGATGATATCTCTGCTGCCTGTGGACAGTTAAAGAGTCTGCACCTAAAATAG
- a CDS encoding NADPH-dependent oxidoreductase, giving the protein MNNLYLIVPGKISDNFNEIIKKATENCFLITIKDLEDFPPDLRYKKIIFALELDQCGFNIPFYEMLLKLKARGNDSLLGSKAVIIIQSSSELFTKSAAQEIIFLTNQMGCRFPGHSIVEATRKLNNFLTWQKTSSLNLMEIYRKQAQQVVKKLSEEKLKLINKPKILVLHSSLFKTSNTLMLWKMVREYLREEAIRELHVENGTVIDCRGCSYKTCIHYSEEKSCFYGGIMVKEIFPAIEEADCIIWLCPNYNDAISAKLMAVINRMTVLYKRIKFGDKTLFSIVVSGNSGSDCVAKQLIGALNINKGFRLPPYFTLTATANDPGSITKVPGIDKKAKEFAENIKNEIKK; this is encoded by the coding sequence ATGAATAACCTTTATTTGATCGTCCCAGGAAAAATATCGGATAATTTTAATGAGATTATTAAGAAAGCTACTGAAAATTGCTTCTTAATTACTATAAAAGATCTGGAGGATTTTCCTCCTGATTTACGTTATAAGAAAATTATATTTGCTCTTGAGTTAGATCAATGTGGATTTAATATCCCTTTCTATGAAATGCTTTTAAAGTTGAAAGCAAGGGGAAATGATTCTCTTTTAGGTTCAAAGGCTGTAATTATTATTCAAAGCTCGAGTGAGTTATTTACCAAGAGTGCTGCTCAAGAGATAATTTTTTTAACTAATCAAATGGGATGCAGGTTTCCCGGTCATTCCATAGTAGAGGCTACCCGCAAACTTAATAATTTTCTTACCTGGCAAAAAACATCTAGCCTAAATCTTATGGAGATTTACCGGAAGCAAGCCCAACAGGTAGTGAAAAAATTATCTGAAGAAAAATTAAAATTAATAAATAAGCCGAAGATATTAGTACTACATTCCAGTTTGTTTAAAACATCTAATACTCTTATGCTTTGGAAAATGGTTAGAGAATATCTCCGGGAAGAAGCTATCCGAGAACTCCATGTAGAAAATGGAACAGTAATAGACTGTCGGGGGTGTTCTTATAAAACCTGTATTCATTATAGTGAAGAAAAAAGTTGTTTCTACGGGGGGATTATGGTAAAAGAAATTTTTCCCGCGATAGAAGAGGCTGATTGCATAATCTGGCTATGTCCCAATTATAATGATGCTATATCAGCAAAGCTAATGGCAGTAATTAATCGAATGACGGTGCTTTACAAAAGGATAAAATTTGGAGATAAAACATTATTTTCTATCGTAGTTTCAGGAAATTCAGGGAGCGATTGTGTAGCCAAACAGCTAATAGGTGCTTTAAATATTAACAAAGGATTCAGATTGCCTCCTTACTTTACTTTAACTGCTACCGCTAATGACCCAGGTTCAATAACGAAGGTACCGGGGATAGATAAAAAAGCTAAAGAATTTGCAGAAAACATAAAAAATGAAATTAAAAAATAA